The following proteins are co-located in the Sardina pilchardus chromosome 24, fSarPil1.1, whole genome shotgun sequence genome:
- the LOC134072735 gene encoding sodium-dependent neutral amino acid transporter B(0)AT1-like — protein sequence MKLKLPNPGLDERIPTHAQLEKLEVEEADSRPKWDNKTQYMLTCVGFCIGLGNVWRFPYLCQSHGGGAFIIPFLILLVLEGTPLLFLEFAIGQRLRSGSVGVWRSISPYLTGVGIASMMVSFLVSLYYNTILSWVIWYFFNSFQDPLPWSQCPVNENRTGLVSECARSSSVDYFWYRETLNTTSTIDESGGLQWWLVLVSLCAWTVLYVCCIRGIESTGKAVYVTSTLPYVVLAIFLIRGLTLKGSSSGIIFLFTPDVQELMNPQTWLDAGAQVFYSFGLAWGGLISFSSYNSVHNNCELDAIIISIITCCTSLYAAIVIYSIIGFRATEKFDDCISGNILALMNTFDLAEGSVNETNYEAELQRLNGTSPDIIQGLQLRTCDIQTFLSEGVEGTGLAFIVFTEAITKMPVSPLWAVLFFVMLFCLGLSSLFGNIEGVVVPLQDLNILPKKWPKEVYTGLTCLVSFIIALLFSQRSGNYWVSLFDTFAGSIPLLTIAFFEMIAVAYIYGIDRFNDDIEFMIGHRPNIFWRATWMFVSPLIVLAIFIAYFVSKVSEELTYTTWDPDSENFPKLLARTYPGWIYVIIFILAGVPSLAVPCVALYKYIQIRCCRGH from the exons ATGAAGCTGAAGCTACCTAACCCCGGTCTGGACGAGCGGATACCGACTCATGCCCAGTTGGAGAAActtgaggtggaggaggcggacAGCAGACCCAAGTGGGACAATAAAACCCAGTACATGCTAACCTGCGTGGGGTTCTGCATCGGACTGGGCAACGTATGGCGGTTCCCCTATCTATGCCAGAGCCATGGAGGAG GTGCGTTCATCATACCGTTCCTGATCCTGCTGGTTCTGGAGGGAACTCCCCTGTTGTTCCTGGAGTTCGCCATCGGCCAGAGGCTCCGGAGTGGCAGCGTGGGAGTATGGAGGTCCATCAGCCCCTACCTCACTGGAGTCG GCATTGCATCCATGATGGTATCTTTCCTGGTGTCCCTCTACTACAACACCATTCTGTCCTGGGTGATATGGTACTTCTTCAACTCATTCCAAGACCCTCTTCCTTGGAGCCAATGCCCTGTGAATGAAAATAGAACCG GTCTGGTGTCAGAGTGTGCTCGTAGCTCCTCCGTGGACTACTTCTGGTACCGCGAGACCCTCAACACCACCTCTACCATTGATGAGTCTGGCGGACTGCAATGGTGGCTGGTCCTGGTCTCTCTTTGTGCCTGGACAGTGCTTTATGTCTGCTGTATCAGGGGGATTGAGTCCACTGGCAAG GCTGTCTATGTGACTTCGACTCTGCCATATGTGGTTCTTGCCATCTTCCTGATCCGTGGGTTGACCCTAAAAGGGTCTTCGAGCGGCATAATATTCCTCTTCACCCCAGAT GTTCAGGAATTGATGAATCCACAAACATGGCTGGATGCTGGGGCACAAGTTTTCTATTCCTTCGGTCTTGCCTGGGGCGGGCTAATCTCTTTCTCAAGCTACAACTCTGTGCA CAACAACTGTGAGCTAGATGCCATCATCATCTCCATAATAACGTGTTGCACCTCCCTGTATGCCGCTATAGTCATCTATTCCATAATTGGGTTCAGAGCCACTGAGAAGTTTGACGACTGCATTAGCGG gaatattttggCACTGATGAACACCTTTGACCTGGCTGAGGGAAGCGTCAACGAGACCAACTACGAAGCGGAGCTCCAAAGGCTGAATGGGACTTCACCGGATATCATTCAGGGCTTACAGCTGAGAACCTGTGACATACAGACATTCCTCAGTGAg GGTGTGGAGGGAACTGGCCTGGCCTTCATCGTGTTCACAGAAGCCATCACCAAGATGCCCGTCTCCCCACTGTGGGCTGTGCTCTTCTTCGTTATGCTATTCTGTCTGGGTCTGTCCAGCTTATTTGGCAATATTGAGGGGGTTGTCGTGCCACTCCAGGACCTTAACATCCTGCCCAAGAAATGGCCGAAAGAGGTTTACACAG GTCTAACATGCCTTGTTTCCTTCATCATTGCTCTGCTCTTTTCTCAACGATCGGGTAACTACTGGGTCTCACTCTTTGATACCTTCGCTGGCTCGATCCCTTTGCTCACCATAGCGTTCTTTGAAATGATTGCTGTGGCATACATTTATGGAATAGATAG GTTTAATGATGACATTGAGTTCATGATTGGTCATAGGCCCAACATCTTCTGGAGGGCAACGTGGATGTTCGTAAGTCCTTTGATAGTGCTTGCCATATTTATTGCTTACTTTGTCTCCAAAGTTTCAGAGGAGCTTACCTACACAACATGGGACCCAGATTCA GAAAACTTTCCGAAGTTGTTGGCGCGCACATATCCAGGCTGGATCTACGTCATCATCTTTATCCTGGCTGGTGTGCCGAGCTTGGCTGTCCCATGTGTGGCGCTTTACAAATATATTCAGATTCGCTGCTGTAGGGGCCACTGA